Genomic window (Allostreptomyces psammosilenae):
GCACGGGAGGAATCGTCGCACGCGCCCCCGTCGCACTGGTACCGCGCCCGGGTGGTGTGGGTACCACCCGGATGCGGGAACTCGGGCGCCCCGCAAGCCGCGTGGCGCGCCCGCCCCGTGCCGGCCGACCCGGTGCCACCCGTCCACGGGGAGCACCCCGGAGCCTTGCGGGAGACCCCCGACCCAGGCCCTACGCTGGCCCCGAACAACCCGCCCCACACCCGGCGGGTCCGGCGATCAGGAGTCACCACAGTGACCGACGTATCCGTACTCCCCTCGCTCATCGGGAAGGACGCCACCCACGAGCAGGTGGTGTTCTGCAACGACCCGCACAGTGGACTGCGCGCCGTGATCGCGATCCACTCCACCGCGCTGGGACCGGCCCTCGGCGGCACCCGCTTCCACCCCTACGCCACGGAGGAGGAGGCGGTCGCCGACGCGCTCGCCCTCGCCCGCGGCATGACCTACAAGAACGCCCTCGCCGGGCTCGACCACGGCGGCGGCAAGGCCGTGATCATCGGCGACCCGAGCCGGGACAAGACCGAGGCGCTGCTGCGCGCCTACGGGCGGTTCGTGCAGTCCCTCGGCGGCCGCTACATCACCGCCTGCGACGTCGGCACCTACGTCGAGGACATGGACGTGGTGGCCCGCGAGTGCGACCACGTCACCGGCCGCTCCCCGGCCCACGGCGGGGCCGGCGACTCCTCCATCCTCACCGCCTACGGCGTGCACCAGGGGATGCGGGCCGCGGCCCGGCACGCCTGGGGCGCCCCCTCGCTGGCCGGCCGGCGGGTCGGCGTGGCCGGCGTCGGCAAGGTGGGGCACCACCTGGTGGACCACCTGGTCGAGGAGGGCGCCCGGGTCGTGGTGTGCGACGTCAACGACGCGGCGGTCCGCCGGGTGGTCGAGCGCCACCCCGAGGTCGAGGTCGTGCCGGACGCGCCCACCCTGGTGCGCGCCGACCTGGACGTGTACGCGCCATGTGCGCTGGGCGGGGCGCTGGACGACCCCACCGTGGAGGCGCTGACCGCCCGCATCGTGTGCGGGGCGGCCAACAACCAACTGGCGCACCCGGGCGTCGAGCAGGCGCTGGCCGACCGCGGCGTGCTGTACGCGCCCGACTACGTGGTCAACTCCGGCGGTGTGATCCAGGTCGCCGACGAGATCGAGGGCTTCGTCTTCGAGCGGGCCCGGGCGCGGGCGGCCCGGATCCACGACACGGCGCTGCGCATCTTCGAGCTCGCCGACGCCGAGGGGGTCCCGCCGGCCGTCGCCGCGGACCGGATGGCGGAGCGGCGAATGGCCGAAATCGGTCGCTTGCGCGGAATCCACCTGCGCGGTCGGTAGCGCGGGGCAGCTCGCACCCGGCGAGCGGAATGGCCGGACCCGGCCATGATTCGGGCACGGGGCCGCGGCGGGCGGCCGGGCCCGTCGACCTCGGTCGACGCCCCCGCCGGCCCCCGCCCGGCGCCCCGCTCGGCCCCGTCGGACGTCCGCCGGACGCCGTCCGGATGCCCTCCGGACGCTCGGCGGGGCCTGCCCGGGGGTTGCCGGCGGGTTGCCGGGGGGTGGCGCGAGCGTGGCGTCCGGCACAGCGCGTGATCCGTCCCACGTCGCCGTGCCTGCGGTCAGCTGTCCGAAAAGGTAGGGTTTAAGGGAGAAGAACGCGGTCCCTGGGCGTGGTTGACCAGCATGGTTCGCCCGACCGGGGGCGTCGTGGTGTGCCGTCGTCGCCCGGGCGACGTACCGTAGGGCGACGGAAGCAGGTACCGTTGTTCATCTAACGGGCTGGCCCGCTCCTACCAGAGGGCTGGCCTACCACCCGAAACTCGTGACAAGACTCGGGGCCGCTGGGCCCCGCCGTTGAGGGGGTCGAGCCATGGGGCGCGGCCGGGCCAAGGCCAAGCAGACGAAGGTCGCCCGCCAGCTGAAGTACAACAGCGGCGGGACGGACCTCGACCGCCTGGCCGATGAGCTGGGCGTTTCGTCGTCGCACAAGTCGCAGGACGTCGATCCGTTCGACGACGAGCGAATGGACGACCCGTACGCCAAGTACGCGCGGATGTACGACGACGACTCCGCCGACGAAGAGGACGGCAGCGAGAGTTCAGGCCCGTCGTCACGCCGCCGGGCCTGAGCCCGGTCGTGACCGGCGCGTGGAGTCCGCGCGCCGGGGAGTGATCCGCGGGAGTGCACCGTCCGGCGCGGCGGGCTCGGCTCGTGGACGCCGTGGGCGCCATCTCGCAGCTGCCGCCTCGCACCTGTCCCCGCGAGCCGGGGGTGGCCACCGCCGCCCCCGGCTTCGGCGTGTCCGCACGGCCGCCCGGGCCGGTGGTTGCGCCGCGGAACACCGGCCCCGCGGCCAACCGTTCGACGGCCACCCGTTTCCCGGCCACCCGTTTCGCGGCCAGCCGTTTGGCAGCCGGCCATTTCGCGGCCAGCCGTTCGGTCGCCGCCGGTCCGGCGGCCGGCCGGCTCACCCATCGGCTCACCGGCCGGTCCATCCGACGGCTCAGGCGCCGTAGGAGCCGAACAGGCCGGCACCGGCGTCCCGCGGAGCGCCCTGCTCCGCCGCCGCCTCGCGGCTGATCACCTCGCCCAGCTCCCAGGCCGGCACCGAGCGGTCCTCCAGCACGTCCAGCACCACGTCCACCGAGTGCTCCGGGACCACCGCCACCATGCCGACGCCCATGTTCAGCGTGCGCTCGATCTCGGTCAGCTCCATCCGGCCGACCTCGCCCACGGTGCGGAAGACCGGCGCCGGGCTCCAGGTGGAGCGGTCCAGCCGGGCGTAGAGGTGGTCCGGGATCACCCGCGCCAGGTTGGCGGCCAGGCCGCCACCGGTGACGTGCGAGAACGCGTGCACCTCGGCGGTCCGGGCCAGGGTCAGGCAGTCCAGCGAGTAGATCCGGGTCGGCTCCAGCAGCTCCTCGCCGAGCGTGCGCCCGAACTCCGCGACCTCCCGGTCCAGCGCCCAGCCGGCGCGCTCCAGCAGCACGTGCCGCACCAGCGAGTAGCCGTTGGAGTGCAGACCGGAGGAGGCCATGGCGATGATCACGTCACCCTCCCGGACCCGGTCGGCGCCCAGCAGCGCGTCCGCCTCGACCACGCCGGTGCCGGCGCCGGCCACGTCGTACTCGTCGGGGCGCATCAGCCCGGGGTGCTCCGCCGTCTCCCCGCCGACCAGCGCGCAGCCGGCCAGCACACAGCCCTCCGCGATGCCCTTGACGATCGCCGCGATCCGCTCCGGCACGACCTTGCCGGTGGCGATGTAGTCGGTCATGAACAGCGGCTCCGCGCCGCAGACCACCAGGTCGTCGACGACCATGCCGACCAGGTCGTGGCCGATGGTGTCGTGCCGGTCCAGCGCCTGGGCGATGGCGACCTTGGTACCGACGCCGTCGGTGGCGCTGGCCAGCAGCGGGCGCTGGTAGCGGGCCAGCTTCGAGGCGTCGAAGAGCCCGGCGAAGCCGCCGATGCCACCGACCACCTCGGGCCGGGTGGCCTTGCGCACCCACTCCTTCATCAGGTCGACGGCCCGGTCTCCGGCCTCGATGTCGACGCCCGCGGCGGCGTACGTCGCGGCCGGGGCGGCGGCGCCGGGCGGAGTGTTCGGCGTGGTCTGGTCGGTCACGGGGAGCGGCCCTCTCGGTGGGAAGGGGACGGGAACTGCGCGGAGCCCGCCCGGGGACGGGACAGCCATGGACGGGGCACCTCGGGTGGGCCCGGGGGCCTCAGTGACCCCGGCGACCCCAACAGCCTCAGCGGCCTCGGGGGACGAGCCGGCGGGGCGGTGATCGGCCGCGCCACGCCCGGTGGGCCCAGCCGGCCGGAACCGGCGGCCCACCCGGCCGGGGCGACCGCCCGGGCCGCGGGCACCGTCCCACCACGGGGGACGGAACCCGGCGCGTCGCTGCCACACACGGCGAACCCGGCCTCACCCACCGCCCGCTCAGACGCGGGCGGCCGGCTTCTCCAGAAGGTGCTTGCCGAGCAGCTGCGGATCCGGCAGCTCCATCGGGTACTCCCCGTCGAAGCACGCCCGGCACAGCCGGTCCTTGGGGAGGGTGGTGGCCTCCACCATGGCGTCCAGCGAGATGTAGGCCAGCGAGTCGGCGCCCAGCGAGGTGGTGATCTCCTCGACGGACAGCCCGTTGGCGATCAGCTCGGCCCGGCTGGCGAAGTCGATGCCGAAGAAGCACGGCCACTTGATCGGCGGGGAGGAGATCCGGATGTGGATCTCCGCCGCCCCGGCCTCGCGCAGCATCCGCACCAGCGCCCGCTGGGTGTTGCCCCGCACGATCGAGTCGTCCACGACCACCAGGCGCTTGCCGCGGATCACCTCGCGCAGCGGGTTCAGCTTCAGCCGGATGCCCAGCTGGCGGATGGTCTGGCTGGGCTGGATGAAGGTGCGCCCCACATAGGCGTTCTTCACCAGGCCGGAACCGAACGGGATGCCGCTCTCCTCCGCGTACCCGATCGCTGCCGGCGTGCCGGACTCCGGGGTCGCGATCACCAGGTCGGCCTCGACCGGGGCCTCGCGGGCCAGCCGCCGGCCCATCTCCACCCGGGACAGGTGCACGCTGCGACCGGCGATCTCGGTGTCCGGGCGGGCCAGGTAGACGTACTCGAAGACGCAGCCGCGGGGGCGGGCCTCGGCGAACCGGGTCGAGCGCAGCCCGTCCTCGTCGATGGCGATCAGCTCGCCCGGCTCGACGTCCCGCACGTAGGCGGCGCCGACGATGTCCAGCGCGCAGCTCTCGCTCGCCACCACCCAGCCGCGGTCCAACCGACCCAGCACCAGCGGGCGGACGCCCTGCGGGTCGCGCGCGGCGTACAGGGTGTGCTCGTCCATGAAGACGAAGCAGAAGGCGCCCTTGACCTTCGGGAGCACCTCGACGGCGGTCTCCTCGACGCTGCGCCCCGCGCCGCCCGCGAGCAGCGCGGTGACCAGGTTGGTGTCGTTGGTGGAGACGGGCTGGCCGCCGCCCTCGTCGACCTCCAGCTCGGCGACCATCTCGGCGAGTTCGGCCGTGTTGACCAGGTTGCCGTTGTGACCGAGCGCGATCGAGCCGGTGGCCGTCGCGCGGAACGTCGGCTGGGCGTTCTCCCAGGTGGACGCACCGGTGGTGCTGTAGCGGGCGTGGCCCACCGCGATGTGGCCCTTGAGGGACTCGATGGCGGTCTCGTCGAAGACCTGCGAGACCAGGCCCATGTCCCGGAAGACGAGGATCTGCGAGCCGTTGCTCACCGCGATGCCGGCGGACTCCTGTCCGCGGTGCTGGAGTGCATAAAGCCCGAAATAGGTGAGTTTTGCGACCTCCTCGCCGGGGGCCCAGACACCGAAGACGCCGCAAGCGTCCTGGGGGCCCTTCTCGCCGGGGAGCAGGTCGTGGCTGAGTCGTCCGTCACCACGTGGCACGCTTCGAGTCTAGGGCAGTCCCACCCGTGCCTCGAACGGGGGCGCGGAGCGGCGTTGATCACAGTCCGTGGCCACGGAGTGTGAGAGCGCCCGGCGAGCCCGGCGTTTCCGCAGGTGGGACGCCCCACCCCGGATGGCCGGAAACGGTCGCCGCAGGGCGCCCGGGCGGGCTCGGGAACCTGGCGACCATGGCGGTGCGCAGCCGTCGGGTCACCCTTCGGACATGGATCCGAGAGGCATTCGGTGCCGCCCGGAGGCGGATGCGGCCCCCGCCGGCCCCAGACGCCCCACCACACCCCCGGCTTTTCGCCTGTCATAGCCGCCACGCACGGCCCCGGCGGCACGGCTCGGCATGACTACGTGCGGTGATCAGTCGGGGTGGTGGTCACGCCGTCGGGGGGAGCTGGTCAGCCCATCAGCGGGAGGTGGGGGGCGAGGTCGCTGCGTTCCCCGGAGGCGGTGACGGCCGCGGCCCCGACCGCCTCCACCCAGCGCGTCCGGCCGGTGGCCAGCCGGAGCCAGGTGAGCGGATCCGTCTCCACGACGTTCGGCGGGGTGCCCCGGGTGTGCCGCGGCCCCTCCACGCACTGCACCACGGCGAACGGCGGCACCCTGACCTCCACCGCCCCGCCGGGGGCGGAGGCGGCCAGCGCGTCGGCGAACAGCCGGACCACCGTGGCGAGGGCCTGCCGGTCGTGCGGGAACTCGGCCGGGAGGGCGGCCGGGAGGGCGGCCACCGCCTGGGGCGGCGGTGCACCGTGCGGGGCTTCCCGGCCTTCCCCTTCCGATTGCCTCTCCGAGTGGGCTGCGAGCGCGCGCTGCAGGTCGTCGCCGTGCACGACGAGCTCCACGATCCGGGTGACCACGCGGTCGCCCAGGGACATCGGCGCGTAGCGGGTCGGCACGGGGCGCTCCGCCGGCTCGGCGGCCACCGCCTCGGCGAGCCGCTGGCGGGCCGCCCGGAAGCGCTCGACCAGCGCGCCCGGAGGCGTCGCGGCGGCGGTCTCGGCGTCAGCGCGGGCCAGCTCGTCGACGGTGGCCGCGGCGCCGGCCGTCGCCCCGATCCAGCCCAGCAGGTCCATCTCGGCCCGCTCGGGCCGGGGTTCGGCGAGGCGCGCCGGCACCTCCTCCATGCCCATCACCACGTGGGCCAGCAGGTCCCGGATGCGCCAGCCGGTCAGCCCGCTCGGCGCGTCGAGCAGTTCCGCGGCCCGGTGGTGGTCGGCCAGCCGGCGGACCACCTCCACCCAGGCGTCCGCCTCGGCGAGCAGGGCTCGGGCGGACCGGGCGGGATCGAACCGGCGCAGTCGAGGACGGGAGGGGCGCGGTGGTCGACTCGGCATGGTGGACAGCCTAGGACGGCCCTCGGACCGCCGGGACAGAGCAGCGGGCCGGAGCAGCGGGCTAGAGCAGCGGGCCGGAGCAGCGGGTCGACGGGGCTACCCGAGGGCGGATACTCGGCGCAAGAGGGGTTCCCCGACCTGTGGATATCCACAACCCCCCTGGTCAACAGGGGTAACCGATGCCAGAGGCGCGGCGCAAGAGGGGTTCCCCGACCTGTGGACAACCACGAACCCCCCTGGTCAACAGGGGTAACCGATGCCAGAGGCGCGGCGCAAGAGGGGTTCCCCGACCTGTGGACAACCACGAACCCCCCTGGTCAACAGGGGTAACCGATGCCAGAGGCGCGGCGCAAGAGGGCCGCTTCGGATTGTGGACAGGGGCTGCGGCGGAGGGGTTACGGCGGACGAGGCCATGGCGGACAGGCTTCAACGGAGAGGCTGCTGGGGCCGGCTCCGCAGGGACGGGATACCGGCGCCCGCCGTGCGGACACGACGGCCCGGGCCCTCACCGATCGGTGAGGGCCCGGGCCGTCGTCCGTTGGCCGCTTAGTCGCCCGTTGGCGGTGGGGTCGCCCGTTGGCCGCGGGGTCGCCCGTTGGCCGCGGGGTCGGCCGCGAGGCTGGCGGCCGTCCGCCGTCCGCCGTCGCCCCCGCGGGCCGGCCCGCGGGGGCGTTCGCTCAGGCGAGCAGCTTCGGCAGGGTGGCCTCGGAGGTCGCGCGCAGCTCCTCCAGGGAGACCGAGAACTGCCCCTGCACCTCCAGGGCGTCGCCGTCGACCACGCCGATGCGGGTGGCGGCCAGGCCCCGGGCGCGGCACATGTCCGTGAAGCGCAGCTCCTCGCTGCGCGGCACGGCCACCACCGCGCGGCCGGCGGACTCGCTGAAGAGGGTGACGAACGGGTCGGCGCCCTCCGGCAGCACCACTCGGGCGCCGCGGCCACCGCGCAGGCAGCTCTCCACCAGGGCCTGCGCCAGGCCGCCGTCGGAGAGGTCGTGCGCGGCGTCCAGCATGCCGTCGCGCGAGCCGGCGATCAGCACCTCGGCCAGCAGCCGCTCCGCCTCCAGGTCCACCCGCGGCGGCAGGCCGCCCAGGTGGTCGTGGACGACCTGCGCCCAGGCCGAGCCGCCGAGCTCGTCGCGGGTCTCGCCGAGCAGGTAGAGCAGCTGGCCGTCCTCGGTGAAGCCGATCGGGGTGCGGCGCTCCACGTCGTCGATCACGCCGAGCACGCCCACCACGGGAGTGGGGTGGATCGCCGTCTCGCCGGTCTGGTTGTAGAAGGAGACGTTGCCGCCGGTGACCGGCGTGCCCAGGGTCTGGCAGGCGTCGGCGAGGCCGCGGCAGGCCTCGGCGAACTGCCACATCACCGCCGGGTCCTCCGGCGAGCCGAAGTTCAGGCAGTCGGTGACGGCCAGCGGACGGGCACCGGTGGCGGCCACGTTGCGGTAGGCCTCGGCCAGCGCCAGCTGGGCGCCGGTGTACGGGTCCAGCTTGGCGTAGCGGCCGTTGCCGTCGGTGGCCAGCGCCACGCCCAGGCCGGTGGTCTCGTCGATCCGCACCATGCCGGAGTCCTCGGGCTGGGCGAGGACCGTGTTGCCGAGCACGTAGCGGTCGTACTGCGCGGTGATCCAGCTCTTGTCGGCCTGGTTCGGGGAGGCGACGACCTTCAGCAGGGTCTCGCGCAGTTCCTCGCCGGTGGCCGGGCGGGCCAGCCGTTCGGCGGTGGGGGCGTCGGCCTGCAGGGCGTCCTGCCAGTCCGGGCGGGCCAGCGGGCGCTGGTAGACGGGGCCCTCGTGGGCGACGGTGCGCGGGGGCACGTCCACGACCTGCTCGCCGTGCCAGAAGATCTCCAGCCGGTCGCCGTCGGTGACCTCACCGATCACGGTGGCGATGACGTCCCACTTCTCGCAGATCTCCATGAAGCGGTCGACCTTGCCCGGCTCGACCACCGCGCACATCCGCTCCTGCGACTCGCTCATCAGGATCTCCTCGGGGGAGAGCGTGGAGTCGCGCAGCGGCACGGTGTCCAGCTCCACCCGCATGCCGCCGGAGCCGGCCGAGGCCAGCTCGGAGGTGGCGCAGGACAGGCCGGCGCCGCCGAGGTCCTGGATGCCGACGACCAGCTTCTCGGCGAACAGCTCCAGGGTGCACTCGATGAGCAGCTTCTCCTGGAACGGGTCGCCGACCTGCACCGCCGGGCGCTTGGCCGGGCCGGTGGAGTCGAAGGTCTCCGAGGCGAGCACGGAGACGCCGCCGATGCCGTCGCCGCCGGTGCGGGCGCCGTAGAGGATGACCTTGTTGCCGGCGCCGGAGGCCTTGGCCAGGTGGATGTCCTCGTGCCGCATCACGCCCACGCAGAGCGCGTTGACCAGCGGGTTGCCCTGGTAGCAGGGGTCGAAGACGACCTCGCCGCCGATGTTGGGCAGGCCCAGGCAGTTGCCGTAGCCGCCGATGCCGGCGACGACGCCGGGCAGCACCCGGCGGGTGTCCGGGTGGTCGGCGGCGCCGAACCGCAGCGGGTCCATCACGGCGACCGGGCGGGCGCCCATGGCGAGGATGTCCCGGACGATGCCGCCGACGCCGGTGGCCGCGCCCTGGTAGGGCTCGATGTAGGACGGGTGGTTGTGCGACTCGACCTTGAAGGTCACGGCGTAGCCCTGGCCGACGTCGACGACGCCGGCGTTCTCGCCGATGCCGACGAGCATCGCCTCGCTCGCCGGGGCCTTCTCACCGAACTGCCGCAGGTGCACCTTGCTCGACTTGTAGGAGCAGTGCTCGGACCACATCACCGAGTACATCGCGAGCTCGGAGGCGGTGGGGCGGCGGCCGAGGATGTCGCGGATGCGCTGGTACTCGTCCGGCTTCAGGCCCAGCTCGGCCCAGGGCTGCTCGACCTCGGGGGTCCGCGCGGCGCGGCTGACGGTGTCGAGGTGGGTGTCGACCGTGTCGGACATCAGGCGTTGACCAGCCTCTTCAGGATCGAGGTGAAGAACCCGAGGCCGTCGGTGGTGGGACCGGTGAGGGTCTCCACGGCGTGCTCGGGGTGTGGCATCAGGCCCACCACGTTGCCGGCCTCGTTGGTGATGCCGGCGATGTCGCGGCGCGAGCCGTTGGGGTTGCCGCCGAGGTAGCGGAAGACCACGCGGCCGGTGGCCTCCAGCTCGTCGAGCGTGCGCTCGTCGGCGACGTAGCCGCCCTCGCCGTTCTTCAGCGGAACGGTGATCTCCTGGCCGGTGGTGTAGTCGCCGGTCCAGGCGGTGTCGGTGTTCTCCACCCGCAGCCGCTGGTCGCGGCAGATGAAGTGCAGGTGGTCGTTGCGGGTGAGCGCGCCGGGCAGCAGGTGCGACTCGCACAGCACCTGGAAGCCGTTGCAGATGCCGAGCACCGGCATGCCGGCCCTGGCCTGCTCGATCACCGAGTCCATCACCGGGGAGAACCGGGCGATGGCGCCACAGCGCAGGTAGTCGCCGTAGGAGAAGCCTCCCGGCAGCACGATGGCGTCGACCTGCTTGAGGTCGCGGTCGCGGTGCCACAGGGCGACCGGTTCACCGCCGGCCAGGCGCACCGCGCGCTGGGCGTCCCGGTCGTCCAGCGAGCCGGGGAAGGTCACGACTCCGACGCGGGTGGTCACGAGGACTCCTCCACGCGGACGGTGAAGTCCTCGATGACGGTGTTGGCGAGGAAGGTCTCGGCGGCCTCGCGGATCCGCGCGACGGCGGCCTCGTCGGCCGGCCCGTCGAGTTCGATCTCGAAGCGCTTTCCCTGGCGGACGTCCGCGATTCCCTCGAAGCCGAGGCGGGGCAGTGCGCGCTGCACCGCCTGCCCCTGCGGGTCGAGGATCTCCGGCTTGAGCATGACGTCGACAACGACGCGTGCCACAGGCACTCCCGATGGTGTCTTATGTCTGGAAGGCGGGAGTTTCAGCGTACAGTCCGCTCGCCGCGTACTGTTCCGCGCGGGGTTCACGGAGCGTTCCCGACGGGAGTTCCCGGCGGCGTTCCCGAGCGGTTGACGCGCGTTGATCCGGCTGCCGGAAGTGCAGGTCAGCGGCTGGACAAAAGACGCGAAAAGGGCGCTTGACCGACCCCGGGGGATTTTCCGGAAGAGCGCTTCTTTTCCGCTTGCGGGAACACCACGCGACGCCCGGAGACGGCACAATGTGAATGCCGGAACGCCTTCTCGCCCCACGCGGGCCCCGCCAGCGCAGGGCGCCGTCGGCGACTCCGGTGGCGGTCGATTCCGCGTCGACCGCGGCGGTACACCAGCGCAACCAGCGCACGCTTCAGCGCCCGGAAGGACGGCCAGCCATGGCTCAGCGCGTAGTGGTCAACCTGTACGACGACATCGACGGCAGCGCCGGCGAGGAGACGGTGGTCTTCGGCCTCGACGGCCAGCGCTACGAGATCGACCTGTCCGCCGCCAACGCCGAGCAGCTGCGCTCCCTGCTGGCCCCGTACGTGCAGGCCGGCCGGCGCCGCACCCCGCAGGGCCGTCACTTCCGCCGCACCACGGTGGCGTCGGACCCGGCGACGGTGCGCGCCTGGGCGCGGGCGCGCGGCATCGAGGTGCCGACCCGCGGCCGCATCCCGAAGAGCGTCTACACGGCGTTCGCCGAGTCGACCGCCTGAGCCGCCCGCCGGGCCCCGGGCCGGTGGGGCCACACGCCCGCGCGGGCGTCGTCGGCAGGACCGGCCCGGACCCGAGCTGACGGATCGGGTGATGATCCGCTACAGTTCTGATCAACGCACCGCGGGGGTTCGAAACCCCGGTGGGCATGCGGGTGTAGCTCAGTAGCAGAGCGCCGCCTTTCCAAGGCGGAGGCGCAGTGTGCGATTCCTGTCACCCGCTCGATCGGATACGGCTCCGTTTTTCGGAAACCGCTATTCGACTCGCGGGTGTAGCTCAGTAGCAGAGCGCCGCCTTTCCAAGGCGGAGGCGCAGTGTGCGATTCCTGTCACCCGCTCCACCACGCTCTTCCCGGCCGGGCCCGTGTGAGGTCGACCACTCCGCCTCGCACGAGCACCCCGGCGGATCGGGTAGAGTGGTGGTCGCCATCGCGGTTCGGCCCTTCGGGTGTCGGACGGCGAACGGCATCATGCGGACGTGGCTCAGTTGGTAGAGCATCACCTTGCCAAGGTGAGGGTCGCGGGTTCGAGTCCCGTCGTCCGCTCCACTCCTCGGCGCGGCGGCCTACGGGTAGCCGCGGACGGGATCGATGCTCGCGCCGGGCATCGACGCGCCCCACGGGTGCGGTTCACGGCGACCACATGCGGACGTGGCTCAGTTGGTAGAGCATCACCTTGCCAAGGTGAGGGTCGCGGGTTCGAGTCCCGTCGTCCGCTCCATGTAGAAGGGCCTCCCGGTCTCCGGATCGGGAGGCCCTTCGGCTTTCCGGAGGCCCTTCGGCTGGTCGGCGTGCCCCCCGCTCCCCGCCCCCGATCGGCGCTCCCCGCGGCTCACTCGCGGCCGCCCCTGCCGCCCCTTTCGGCACGGCAGCAACCTTCCGCAGC
Coding sequences:
- a CDS encoding Glu/Leu/Phe/Val family dehydrogenase, with product MTDVSVLPSLIGKDATHEQVVFCNDPHSGLRAVIAIHSTALGPALGGTRFHPYATEEEAVADALALARGMTYKNALAGLDHGGGKAVIIGDPSRDKTEALLRAYGRFVQSLGGRYITACDVGTYVEDMDVVARECDHVTGRSPAHGGAGDSSILTAYGVHQGMRAAARHAWGAPSLAGRRVGVAGVGKVGHHLVDHLVEEGARVVVCDVNDAAVRRVVERHPEVEVVPDAPTLVRADLDVYAPCALGGALDDPTVEALTARIVCGAANNQLAHPGVEQALADRGVLYAPDYVVNSGGVIQVADEIEGFVFERARARAARIHDTALRIFELADAEGVPPAVAADRMAERRMAEIGRLRGIHLRGR
- a CDS encoding DUF3073 domain-containing protein, coding for MGRGRAKAKQTKVARQLKYNSGGTDLDRLADELGVSSSHKSQDVDPFDDERMDDPYAKYARMYDDDSADEEDGSESSGPSSRRRA
- the purM gene encoding phosphoribosylformylglycinamidine cyclo-ligase, with product MTDQTTPNTPPGAAAPAATYAAAGVDIEAGDRAVDLMKEWVRKATRPEVVGGIGGFAGLFDASKLARYQRPLLASATDGVGTKVAIAQALDRHDTIGHDLVGMVVDDLVVCGAEPLFMTDYIATGKVVPERIAAIVKGIAEGCVLAGCALVGGETAEHPGLMRPDEYDVAGAGTGVVEADALLGADRVREGDVIIAMASSGLHSNGYSLVRHVLLERAGWALDREVAEFGRTLGEELLEPTRIYSLDCLTLARTAEVHAFSHVTGGGLAANLARVIPDHLYARLDRSTWSPAPVFRTVGEVGRMELTEIERTLNMGVGMVAVVPEHSVDVVLDVLEDRSVPAWELGEVISREAAAEQGAPRDAGAGLFGSYGA
- the purF gene encoding amidophosphoribosyltransferase is translated as MPRGDGRLSHDLLPGEKGPQDACGVFGVWAPGEEVAKLTYFGLYALQHRGQESAGIAVSNGSQILVFRDMGLVSQVFDETAIESLKGHIAVGHARYSTTGASTWENAQPTFRATATGSIALGHNGNLVNTAELAEMVAELEVDEGGGQPVSTNDTNLVTALLAGGAGRSVEETAVEVLPKVKGAFCFVFMDEHTLYAARDPQGVRPLVLGRLDRGWVVASESCALDIVGAAYVRDVEPGELIAIDEDGLRSTRFAEARPRGCVFEYVYLARPDTEIAGRSVHLSRVEMGRRLAREAPVEADLVIATPESGTPAAIGYAEESGIPFGSGLVKNAYVGRTFIQPSQTIRQLGIRLKLNPLREVIRGKRLVVVDDSIVRGNTQRALVRMLREAGAAEIHIRISSPPIKWPCFFGIDFASRAELIANGLSVEEITTSLGADSLAYISLDAMVEATTLPKDRLCRACFDGEYPMELPDPQLLGKHLLEKPAARV
- a CDS encoding sterol carrier family protein, whose amino-acid sequence is MPSRPPRPSRPRLRRFDPARSARALLAEADAWVEVVRRLADHHRAAELLDAPSGLTGWRIRDLLAHVVMGMEEVPARLAEPRPERAEMDLLGWIGATAGAAATVDELARADAETAAATPPGALVERFRAARQRLAEAVAAEPAERPVPTRYAPMSLGDRVVTRIVELVVHGDDLQRALAAHSERQSEGEGREAPHGAPPPQAVAALPAALPAEFPHDRQALATVVRLFADALAASAPGGAVEVRVPPFAVVQCVEGPRHTRGTPPNVVETDPLTWLRLATGRTRWVEAVGAAAVTASGERSDLAPHLPLMG
- the purL gene encoding phosphoribosylformylglycinamidine synthase subunit PurL, yielding MSDTVDTHLDTVSRAARTPEVEQPWAELGLKPDEYQRIRDILGRRPTASELAMYSVMWSEHCSYKSSKVHLRQFGEKAPASEAMLVGIGENAGVVDVGQGYAVTFKVESHNHPSYIEPYQGAATGVGGIVRDILAMGARPVAVMDPLRFGAADHPDTRRVLPGVVAGIGGYGNCLGLPNIGGEVVFDPCYQGNPLVNALCVGVMRHEDIHLAKASGAGNKVILYGARTGGDGIGGVSVLASETFDSTGPAKRPAVQVGDPFQEKLLIECTLELFAEKLVVGIQDLGGAGLSCATSELASAGSGGMRVELDTVPLRDSTLSPEEILMSESQERMCAVVEPGKVDRFMEICEKWDVIATVIGEVTDGDRLEIFWHGEQVVDVPPRTVAHEGPVYQRPLARPDWQDALQADAPTAERLARPATGEELRETLLKVVASPNQADKSWITAQYDRYVLGNTVLAQPEDSGMVRIDETTGLGVALATDGNGRYAKLDPYTGAQLALAEAYRNVAATGARPLAVTDCLNFGSPEDPAVMWQFAEACRGLADACQTLGTPVTGGNVSFYNQTGETAIHPTPVVGVLGVIDDVERRTPIGFTEDGQLLYLLGETRDELGGSAWAQVVHDHLGGLPPRVDLEAERLLAEVLIAGSRDGMLDAAHDLSDGGLAQALVESCLRGGRGARVVLPEGADPFVTLFSESAGRAVVAVPRSEELRFTDMCRARGLAATRIGVVDGDALEVQGQFSVSLEELRATSEATLPKLLA
- the purQ gene encoding phosphoribosylformylglycinamidine synthase subunit PurQ, translating into MTTRVGVVTFPGSLDDRDAQRAVRLAGGEPVALWHRDRDLKQVDAIVLPGGFSYGDYLRCGAIARFSPVMDSVIEQARAGMPVLGICNGFQVLCESHLLPGALTRNDHLHFICRDQRLRVENTDTAWTGDYTTGQEITVPLKNGEGGYVADERTLDELEATGRVVFRYLGGNPNGSRRDIAGITNEAGNVVGLMPHPEHAVETLTGPTTDGLGFFTSILKRLVNA
- the purS gene encoding phosphoribosylformylglycinamidine synthase subunit PurS, which gives rise to MPVARVVVDVMLKPEILDPQGQAVQRALPRLGFEGIADVRQGKRFEIELDGPADEAAVARIREAAETFLANTVIEDFTVRVEESS
- a CDS encoding histone-like nucleoid-structuring protein Lsr2 — translated: MAQRVVVNLYDDIDGSAGEETVVFGLDGQRYEIDLSAANAEQLRSLLAPYVQAGRRRTPQGRHFRRTTVASDPATVRAWARARGIEVPTRGRIPKSVYTAFAESTA